From the Diospyros lotus cultivar Yz01 chromosome 13, ASM1463336v1, whole genome shotgun sequence genome, one window contains:
- the LOC127788125 gene encoding uncharacterized protein LOC127788125, whose protein sequence is MDMKEAGSQRKLQLQELEELRLEAYENSRIYKEKTKAAHDKLIAKKEFNVGNKVLLYNSRLKLMPGKLHSRWVGPFVVTHVFPYGAVEIMDGSTTKKFTVNGQRLKHFYEGFTEHTVEELSLLDLPPT, encoded by the coding sequence atGGACATGAAAGAAGCTGGTTCCCAGCGGAAGCTTCAATTGCAGGAActtgaggaattgaggttaGAGGCATATGAGAACTCCAGGATCTACAAGGAAAAGACCAAAGCTGCACATGACAAATTGATTGCCAAGAAGGAGTTCAACGTTGGCAATAAAGTCCTCCTCTACAATTCACGCCTAAAGCTGATGCCTGGTAAGTTGCATTCTAGATGGGttggtccttttgtggttactcatgtttttccttaCGGTGCAGTTGAGATCATGGACGGGTCGACTACGAAGAAATTCACAGTTAATGGGCAGAGGCTTAAACATTTCTACGAGGGCTTTACAGAACACACAGTGGAGGAGCTATCTCTCTTGGACCTTCCTCCGACTTGA